The following are encoded in a window of Urocitellus parryii isolate mUroPar1 chromosome 7, mUroPar1.hap1, whole genome shotgun sequence genomic DNA:
- the LOC144256156 gene encoding LOW QUALITY PROTEIN: polyunsaturated fatty acid lipoxygenase ALOX12-like (The sequence of the model RefSeq protein was modified relative to this genomic sequence to represent the inferred CDS: deleted 2 bases in 2 codons), translated as MPFRRQDLAEERKVGTVDMGTREEQPSPPPHGDNCRFRPVWGGYLKRPNPSRILVATGVWVFSGSQNRVQLWLVGAQREAELELQLRPRPGEEEEFALDTPEDLGPLQFVKLRKQHSLVDDAWFCDRTTLQGPGTSAETAFPCYHWVQGKGVVSLPEGTACLEGDNALDIFQKHRKKELEERQHTYRWGIWKEGIPLKIAADTENDLPPDMRFHEGKRLDYEWTAKTEALEVVFKCIYTLLTSWTRLEEFDQIFWGQKSALAEKVHQRWQEDELFGYRFLNGANPMLLRCSTSLPSRLVLPPGTEELGAQLKKELQNGSLFEADFILLDRIPTNVIQREKQYLASLLVMLKMEPNGKLLPMLQAPTPSSPTPTLFLPSDPPLAWLLAKSWVRNSDFQLHEFQYHLLNTHLLGEVIAVATMRCLPGLHPVFKLLAPHVHNTMEINTRGRIQFNSDEGIFAKAVSTGGGGHLDLAHRAMTQLTYCSLCPPDDLADRGLLGIPSALYAHDALASGCVEGIVHLFYQRDDVVRGDPELQAWCWEIMEVGLCHAQDRAFSLSHQLKVMY; from the exons ATGCCCTTCAGGAGGCAAGATCTGGCAGAAGAAAGGAAGGTGGGTACAGTTGACATGGGCACAAG AGAGGAGCAGCCATCTCCACCCCCACATGGGGATAATTGCAGGTTCAGGCCTGTCTGGGGTGGGTACCTGAAACGCCCCAATCCTTCA CGCATCctggtggccactggggtctGGGTTTTCTCAGGGTCGCAGAACCGCGTGCAGCTGTGGCTGGTGGGGGCTCAGCGGGAGGCAGAGCTGGAGCTGCAGCTGCGACCCAGGCCTGGCGAG GAGGAGGAGTTTGCTCTGGACACTCCAGAGGATCTGGGGCCGCTGCAGTTCGTGAAGCTGCGCAAACAGCACTCACTGGTGGACGACGCGTGGTTCTGCGATCGCACCACCCTGCAGGGTCCCGGAACCTCGGCAGAGACCGCATTTCCGTGCTACCACTGGGTGCAAGGCAAGGGCGTTGTGAGCCTGCCCGAGGGCACTG CTTGCCTGGAAGGAGACAATGCCTTGGACATCTTCCAGAAgcatagaaagaaagaactggAGGAAAGACAG CATACCTACCG TTGGGGCATCTGGAAGGAAGGGATACCCCTGAAAATAGCTGCAGACACAGAGAATGATCTGCCCCCAGACATGAGATTCCATGAGGGCAAGAGGCTGGACTATGAATGGACAGCAAAGACAGA GGCCCTGGAGGTGGTTTTCAAATGTATTTACACTCTACTGACATCCTGGACCCGCCTGGAAGAATTTGATCAGATATTTTGG GGCCAGAAGAGCGCCCTGGCTG AGAAGGTTCATCAGCGCTGGCAAGAGGATGAACTGTTTGGCTACCGGTTCCTCAATGGTGCTAACCCCATGCTGTTGAGATGCTCTACTTCTCTGCCTTCCAGGCTGGTGCTTCCCCCAGGGACAGAGGAACTTGGGGCCCAGTTGAAAAAAGAACTCCAG AATGGTTCCCTGTTTGAGGCTGACTTTATCCTGCTGGATAGAATTCCAACCAATGTGATCCAAAGAGAGAAGCAGTACCTGGCTTCCCTCCTTGTcatgctgaagatggaacccaatGGGAAGCTGCTACCTATG CTCCAAGCTCCCACCCCCAGTTCTCCTACCCCAACACTGTTCCTGCCCTCTGATCCTCCACTTGCCTGGCTCCTGGCCAAGTCCTGGGTCCGAAATTCAGATTTCCAACTGCATGAGTTCCAGTATCATTTGCTGAACACTCACCTGCTGGGTGAGGTCATTGCTGTTGCCACCATGAGGTGCCTCCCAGGACTGCACCCTGTCTTCAAG CTCCTGGCGCCCCATGTCCACAACACTATGGAAATCAACACCCGGGGCCGGATCCAGTTTAACTCCGATGAAGGAATATTTGCAAAG GCAGTGAGCACAGGTGGAGGTGGTCATCTAGATTTGGCCCATCGGGCAATGACTCAGCTGACCTATTGCTCCCTCTGTCCTCCTGATGACCTGGCTGACCGGGGTCTTCTGGGAATCCCAAGTGCTCTCTACGCTCATGATGCCTTGGCCAGTGG GTGTGTGGAGGGGATCGTCCACCTCTTCTACCAGAGGGATGATGTTGTGAGGGGGGATCCTGAGCTGCAGGCCTGGTGTTGGGAGATCATGGAGGTGGGGCTGTGCCATGCCCAGGACAGAG CATTCTCTTTATCTCATCAGTTAAAGGTTATGtactaa